A portion of the Candidatus Binatia bacterium genome contains these proteins:
- a CDS encoding glycosyl hydrolase family 8, with protein sequence MAAPRAGAVVNHPFGSRPLTYAAGTILPNHLGLPVLDQAVRDFYDAWKAKYVSQQCGAGRYLVEANTQLGNLTVSEGQGYGMVITAMMAGHDPTAQTVFDGMYAFFRDHPTAAHANLMSWYQNDSCDDAQGNNSASDGDLDIAFALLLADEQWGSAGAVDYASEALAVIADIKDGDTDTTTRYVTLGDWVTPADSTYYPSTRTSDFMMDHYRSFEAATSDSDWAALLDQTYTIIAALQAGYSPATGLLPDFVLDPLTTPVPAGPGFLEGSADGAYSYNAARDPWRIATDYIVSGDERAKTALDTINTWLRSSTSESPAAIQAGYQLNGTPLPGTGYISMAFIAPFGVGAMVDVSNQAWLNDTWDLVDGTSIEDEGYFENTLKMLSMLVMSGNWWAPALATCGDAESCTIIDACDGAGRCVGSTEPAALCTLPLTAGRSTLVIKEKGTKDSLVWKWSKGPEVLAAAFGDPTTSDDYTLCLYDETGGSTTVLLTPAAPAGSTAWVSKGDKGFLYKKKDLLPDGIRLIKLAAGTVGKAKITFKAKGEALGISTLGFDPSATITAQLRNSSGACFGAVYQAPFLKNEANQFRDRSE encoded by the coding sequence TTGGCGGCGCCTCGGGCCGGCGCGGTCGTGAATCATCCCTTCGGATCCCGTCCCCTTACCTATGCGGCCGGCACGATCCTGCCGAACCATCTCGGTTTGCCCGTGCTCGATCAGGCCGTTCGCGACTTCTACGACGCTTGGAAGGCGAAGTACGTCTCGCAGCAGTGTGGCGCGGGCCGTTACCTGGTCGAGGCGAACACGCAACTCGGCAACCTCACGGTGTCTGAGGGGCAGGGATACGGGATGGTCATCACCGCGATGATGGCCGGGCATGACCCGACCGCACAGACGGTCTTCGACGGCATGTATGCGTTCTTTCGTGACCACCCGACTGCAGCCCACGCGAACCTGATGTCCTGGTATCAGAACGATTCGTGTGACGACGCGCAGGGAAACAACAGCGCCTCGGATGGCGATCTGGATATCGCCTTCGCTCTCCTCTTGGCCGACGAACAGTGGGGCAGTGCCGGAGCCGTGGACTACGCGAGCGAGGCGCTGGCCGTGATCGCCGACATCAAAGACGGCGACACGGACACGACGACCCGGTACGTCACGCTCGGAGACTGGGTCACACCGGCGGACTCGACGTACTACCCATCCACGCGAACGTCCGACTTCATGATGGATCACTATCGGAGTTTCGAGGCCGCCACGTCCGATAGCGACTGGGCGGCGCTGCTAGATCAAACCTACACGATTATCGCGGCTCTTCAGGCGGGCTACAGCCCGGCCACGGGCCTGCTTCCCGACTTCGTGTTGGACCCTCTGACGACGCCGGTTCCCGCAGGCCCGGGATTCTTGGAGGGATCAGCCGACGGCGCGTACTCCTACAATGCTGCGCGCGACCCGTGGCGGATCGCAACCGACTACATCGTGTCCGGCGATGAGCGCGCCAAGACCGCGCTCGACACCATCAACACCTGGCTTCGTTCGTCGACCAGCGAGTCCCCCGCCGCGATCCAGGCCGGTTACCAATTGAACGGCACCCCACTGCCCGGAACGGGTTACATATCCATGGCCTTCATTGCTCCGTTCGGAGTCGGAGCCATGGTGGATGTGTCCAATCAGGCGTGGCTCAACGACACCTGGGACCTCGTCGACGGCACGTCGATCGAGGACGAGGGATACTTCGAGAACACGCTGAAGATGCTCTCGATGCTAGTCATGTCCGGCAACTGGTGGGCGCCGGCTCTGGCGACGTGCGGCGACGCCGAGTCCTGCACGATCATCGATGCATGTGACGGCGCCGGCAGGTGCGTGGGCTCGACTGAGCCGGCAGCTCTCTGCACATTGCCTCTGACCGCGGGCCGATCCACGCTGGTCATCAAGGAGAAAGGCACGAAGGACTCGCTAGTTTGGAAGTGGAGCAAGGGCCCCGAGGTGCTGGCCGCTGCCTTCGGCGATCCGACCACGTCCGACGACTACACGCTCTGCTTGTACGACGAGACCGGCGGCTCGACCACCGTGCTCCTCACCCCAGCTGCGCCGGCCGGTTCCACCGCGTGGGTCAGCAAGGGCGACAAAGGCTTCCTGTACAAGAAGAAGGACCTGCTGCCCGACGGCATCCGTTTGATCAAGCTCGCTGCAGGCACGGTCGGCAAGGCCAAAATCACCTTCAAGGCGAAGGGTGAGGCTCTCGGCATTTCGACTCTGGGCTTCGATCCGTCGGCAACGATCACCGCGCAGCTACGCAACAGCTCCGGCGCCTGCTTCGGTGCGGTCTATCAAGCGCCGTTCCTGAAGAACGAGGCGAATCAGTTCCGCGACCGAAGCGAGTGA
- a CDS encoding NAD(P)/FAD-dependent oxidoreductase codes for MTELQTEKPEAFDAVVIGAGFAGLYMLHKLRSVGLSVRVVEAGSGIGGTWYWNRYPGARCDVESMEYSYQFSDELQQEWEWSERYAAQPEILRYLNHVADRFDLRRDIQLETRVASAHFDESKNEWQIETDRGRFVAPHCIMATGCLSSSHNPEIDGRETFEGATYHTGHWPHEGVDFTGKRVGVIGTGSSGVQAIPLIAEEAADLTVFQRTATYAAPAHNHPLDSTYQRDVKSRYRAFREASRQTHLGFGSDYPSADDAGLGVSDEDRNARFEEYWQRGGLFFMGSYTDVLLDHEVNESAAEFVRGKIRSRVGDPELAKRLSPKQVLGCKRLCADTRYYEAFNRQNVHLVDVSETPIESFTRKGLMVGGAEYELDAVVFATGFDAMTGSLDRIDIRGKGGQRLKEKWSEGPRTYIGLGIVGFPNFFVITGPGSPSVLTNMVPAIEQHVNWIADCITHMRDEGLRCIEATEPAEEEWVQHVNDVASFTLFPQCNSWYLGANVPGKPRVFMPYVSFSLYVAKCDEVAANGYEGFALK; via the coding sequence ATGACTGAACTTCAGACGGAAAAACCCGAGGCGTTCGACGCCGTCGTCATCGGAGCCGGCTTCGCCGGCCTCTACATGCTCCACAAGTTGCGGAGCGTCGGGCTCTCGGTCCGGGTGGTCGAGGCGGGCAGCGGCATCGGCGGTACCTGGTACTGGAACCGCTACCCCGGCGCGCGCTGCGACGTCGAGAGCATGGAGTACTCCTACCAGTTCTCCGACGAGCTGCAGCAGGAGTGGGAATGGTCGGAGCGCTACGCTGCGCAGCCCGAGATCCTGCGTTACCTGAACCACGTCGCCGACCGGTTCGACCTGCGCCGCGACATTCAGCTCGAAACGCGCGTTGCCTCCGCGCACTTCGACGAGTCGAAGAACGAGTGGCAGATCGAGACCGACCGCGGAAGGTTCGTCGCACCGCACTGCATCATGGCGACCGGCTGCCTCTCGTCGTCCCACAACCCGGAGATCGACGGCAGGGAGACGTTCGAGGGCGCGACGTACCACACGGGTCACTGGCCGCATGAGGGCGTCGACTTCACCGGGAAGCGCGTCGGGGTGATCGGTACGGGCTCGTCGGGCGTGCAGGCCATTCCGCTCATCGCCGAGGAGGCGGCCGACCTCACCGTCTTCCAGCGCACCGCGACCTATGCCGCGCCGGCCCACAACCACCCGCTCGATTCTACCTACCAGCGCGACGTCAAGAGCCGCTACCGCGCGTTCCGCGAAGCCAGCCGCCAGACGCACCTCGGGTTTGGCAGCGATTATCCCTCGGCCGATGACGCCGGCCTCGGCGTCAGTGACGAGGACCGCAACGCGCGCTTCGAGGAGTACTGGCAGCGCGGGGGGCTCTTCTTCATGGGCTCCTACACCGACGTACTGCTCGATCACGAAGTGAACGAGAGCGCGGCCGAATTCGTTCGCGGCAAGATCCGGAGCCGTGTGGGCGACCCCGAACTGGCAAAGCGACTCTCTCCGAAGCAGGTTCTCGGCTGCAAGCGACTCTGTGCAGACACACGGTACTACGAAGCGTTCAATCGACAGAACGTACATCTCGTGGACGTGAGCGAGACGCCGATCGAGTCGTTCACGAGAAAAGGCCTCATGGTTGGCGGCGCGGAGTACGAGCTCGACGCGGTCGTCTTTGCGACCGGTTTCGACGCGATGACCGGCTCGCTCGATCGGATCGACATCCGCGGCAAGGGTGGTCAGCGGCTGAAGGAGAAGTGGTCGGAGGGGCCGCGCACGTATATTGGCCTCGGCATCGTCGGCTTCCCGAATTTCTTCGTAATCACCGGCCCGGGCAGCCCCTCTGTGCTGACGAACATGGTTCCCGCGATCGAGCAGCACGTGAACTGGATCGCTGATTGTATCACTCACATGCGGGACGAGGGTCTCCGCTGTATCGAGGCGACGGAGCCCGCGGAGGAGGAGTGGGTGCAGCACGTGAACGACGTCGCTAGCTTTACGCTCTTCCCGCAGTGCAACTCATGGTACCTCGGCGCGAACGTCCCTGGGAAGCCGCGGGTGTTCATGCCCTACGTGAGTTTCTCGCTCTACGTCGCAAAATGCGACGAGGTCGCGGCGAACGGGTACGAGGGCTTCGCGTTGAAGTGA
- a CDS encoding carboxymuconolactone decarboxylase family protein yields MKGRIEMLSQEDAVQTAKDLGIPEQVGGLNIFRTLFHRPKTAKAINDLLFSLLFESEIGHRRRELIIMRIGWTTGSEYEWTQHWPISVQMFDCTQEEILALRGDWASATCFDEVDRAILSAVDQLLETGDLRDETWQTCFDGLGRDAAIDMVTALGTWSLISKVARGLRVPLEDGVVGWPPDGEVPPVGSVPGPAGALHRSKPPV; encoded by the coding sequence ATGAAAGGTCGAATCGAAATGCTCTCCCAGGAAGACGCAGTGCAGACCGCGAAGGATCTCGGCATTCCCGAGCAGGTAGGCGGTCTGAACATCTTCCGCACCCTCTTCCACAGACCGAAGACAGCGAAGGCGATCAACGATCTCCTCTTCTCTCTGCTGTTCGAGTCTGAGATCGGTCACCGCCGACGAGAGCTCATCATCATGCGCATCGGCTGGACCACCGGGTCGGAGTACGAGTGGACCCAACACTGGCCGATCTCCGTCCAGATGTTCGACTGCACGCAGGAAGAGATCCTCGCACTCAGGGGCGACTGGGCGTCGGCGACCTGCTTCGACGAGGTCGACCGCGCGATTCTGTCCGCCGTCGACCAACTGCTGGAGACCGGCGACCTCCGCGACGAGACCTGGCAAACCTGCTTCGACGGCCTCGGCCGCGACGCGGCGATCGACATGGTGACGGCTCTGGGCACCTGGTCTCTCATCTCGAAGGTCGCGCGCGGATTGCGCGTGCCGCTGGAAGACGGCGTCGTTGGCTGGCCGCCCGACGGCGAGGTTCCGCCCGTCGGGTCGGTGCCTGGCCCAGCCGGAGCGCTCCATCGGTCGAAACCTCCGGTCTGA
- a CDS encoding myxococcus cysteine-rich repeat containing protein — translation MAADTRHAAHQFLEDLFLLGPAPVGAGRLLGLCLAFAAGTLTLLLAASAGAADLDSDGWEPADGDCCDTAASCPGVSPALVNPGALEIVGNGVDDDCDVATSDVTAPSTCSASSDFSVLPTQLAEAMDICQATSAAPPLASRTWGLIDAAFLLADGSTPNAFVLSDMTNKQAAVLDGYGSNVSPQNGATMAGLSSGTMRDIFDPGFVAPHPGTDHGSIGSVPAAYLAANGGSMPSNAGCSGVCPSGAGANDSVNLRLTLRVPTNANGIRYRHRFFSADFGGVCSAFNDSHLALIDSNAPGIPADGNIALDTIGNPLNLNSTTWEVCTATGCHTCPSGTADLAGTGLSTTTGGGTTWLNAAARVVPGETITLDLMVFDAGDNSIDTNVLLDDFTWKLAQCGDGLTDPGETCDDGNVTGGDGCSASCSVEAAVPSLSFGGLVLLVALFAVIGVYQGAPAGIRRHSSPQV, via the coding sequence ATGGCGGCAGACACTCGGCACGCGGCGCATCAATTCCTAGAGGATCTTTTTTTGCTCGGACCGGCCCCGGTGGGCGCGGGACGCTTGCTTGGTCTCTGCCTTGCCTTTGCCGCCGGCACGCTGACGCTTCTCCTGGCCGCCTCGGCGGGCGCGGCCGACCTCGACTCCGATGGCTGGGAGCCAGCGGACGGCGATTGCTGCGACACGGCCGCAAGCTGCCCTGGTGTGAGTCCCGCCCTCGTGAACCCCGGTGCGCTGGAGATTGTCGGCAACGGTGTGGACGACGACTGCGACGTGGCGACCTCGGATGTGACTGCGCCGTCCACTTGCAGCGCCTCCTCCGACTTCAGCGTTCTCCCCACGCAACTCGCCGAGGCCATGGACATCTGCCAGGCAACGAGCGCAGCCCCGCCGCTCGCCAGCCGTACCTGGGGACTGATCGACGCTGCGTTCCTGCTCGCCGATGGCTCCACGCCCAACGCTTTTGTGCTCAGCGACATGACCAACAAGCAGGCGGCCGTGCTCGACGGCTATGGGAGCAACGTCTCGCCCCAGAACGGCGCGACCATGGCCGGGCTCTCGAGCGGCACCATGCGCGACATCTTCGACCCGGGTTTCGTCGCGCCCCATCCCGGGACCGACCACGGCTCGATAGGATCCGTGCCCGCCGCCTATCTGGCAGCCAACGGCGGCAGCATGCCCTCGAACGCTGGATGCTCGGGCGTCTGCCCGTCCGGGGCGGGCGCGAACGACTCGGTGAACCTGCGGCTGACTTTGCGCGTCCCGACCAATGCAAACGGCATCCGCTACCGCCATCGCTTCTTTTCGGCCGACTTCGGTGGTGTCTGCTCAGCCTTCAACGACAGCCACCTGGCACTGATCGATTCCAACGCCCCCGGGATTCCGGCCGACGGCAACATCGCCTTGGACACGATCGGCAACCCCCTCAACCTGAACAGCACGACCTGGGAGGTGTGTACGGCCACCGGGTGCCATACCTGTCCGAGCGGTACCGCCGATCTCGCGGGTACCGGGCTGTCGACGACCACCGGCGGTGGCACGACCTGGCTCAACGCAGCTGCCCGCGTCGTTCCGGGCGAGACGATTACCCTCGACCTCATGGTCTTCGACGCTGGAGACAACTCGATCGATACGAACGTCTTGCTCGACGACTTCACATGGAAGCTCGCGCAGTGCGGCGACGGGTTGACCGACCCGGGTGAAACCTGCGACGACGGGAACGTCACGGGTGGGGATGGCTGCTCGGCGAGCTGCAGTGTCGAGGCGGCGGTTCCTTCGCTCTCGTTCGGCGGTCTGGTTCTACTCGTCGCGCTTTTTGCGGTCATTGGCGTCTACCAGGGTGCACCCGCCGGCATTCGTCGGCACAGCTCTCCGCAGGTGTGA
- a CDS encoding oxygenase MpaB family protein: MSVQTNASPSRVGDDPAEPQGDRGPRLIKQTPPFSEAVLQQRGEIPAIYGGVDFSTVPERFDSDATIDEDRFVPMRAAVSRVFERPALMDTIREATMKGDRTGDAYAALIPQLGFRTLVGMLETACAHGVESVADAPPELVSLISSMEATPEWIDMKLVEQGARAERIPMATATPFAIRGAFLATFLNKYAALPMTMTGTLSDEAAAKRVFETASFFTATTLPGALDRHGKGFEAAAKVRLMHSMVRFHLLNSGKWDVGTYGIPIPQVDQMPAGLIGVFLMSAQLLRKGKTEFSAAQRALVELSRFRCFLLGLPQDLLGETPQEIVDLLIARHVSLREAYDDETCGALVRGTMAANLFDRSTLKGRMHAWLENGFSRFILIKSFLNGDTERAASIGITLGPAEKAAAVAAGAAVAASAAFYRIGLRLPFVSARIDRRLNAKIARLLDTYGHADFVTDADQYGLSSAP; this comes from the coding sequence ATGTCCGTGCAGACGAACGCGAGTCCATCGAGGGTCGGGGACGACCCGGCCGAGCCTCAGGGTGACCGAGGGCCACGACTGATCAAACAGACACCACCCTTCTCCGAGGCGGTTCTCCAACAACGAGGCGAGATCCCTGCGATCTACGGCGGGGTCGACTTCTCAACGGTGCCCGAACGCTTTGACAGCGACGCGACGATCGACGAAGACCGGTTCGTTCCGATGCGTGCCGCCGTCTCTCGTGTCTTTGAACGCCCCGCATTGATGGACACCATCCGCGAAGCAACCATGAAGGGCGACCGCACCGGCGACGCTTACGCGGCCCTCATCCCGCAACTGGGGTTCCGCACGCTGGTCGGCATGCTGGAAACCGCCTGCGCCCACGGTGTCGAGAGCGTCGCCGATGCCCCTCCAGAGCTCGTCTCCCTCATCTCCTCGATGGAGGCAACGCCCGAATGGATCGACATGAAGCTCGTCGAGCAAGGAGCACGAGCGGAGCGGATCCCGATGGCAACGGCGACGCCCTTTGCGATCCGCGGCGCCTTTCTCGCAACGTTCCTAAACAAGTACGCCGCGCTCCCGATGACGATGACGGGCACGCTGTCCGATGAGGCTGCGGCGAAGCGGGTGTTCGAGACAGCGAGCTTCTTCACCGCCACGACGCTGCCAGGCGCGCTGGACCGCCACGGCAAGGGGTTCGAGGCCGCGGCGAAAGTCCGCCTCATGCACTCGATGGTACGCTTTCACCTCCTGAACTCCGGCAAGTGGGACGTCGGCACGTATGGCATTCCGATTCCGCAGGTCGACCAGATGCCCGCCGGGTTGATCGGGGTCTTCCTCATGTCGGCACAGCTCCTTCGGAAAGGAAAAACGGAGTTCTCCGCGGCCCAACGCGCGCTGGTCGAGCTTTCGCGATTCCGCTGCTTCCTCCTCGGCCTCCCGCAGGACCTGCTGGGCGAGACGCCGCAAGAGATCGTGGACCTGTTGATCGCCCGCCACGTGTCACTGCGGGAGGCCTACGATGACGAGACCTGCGGGGCCTTGGTACGAGGCACGATGGCGGCCAACCTGTTCGATCGCTCCACGCTCAAGGGCCGGATGCACGCCTGGCTCGAGAACGGGTTCTCCAGGTTCATTCTGATCAAGAGCTTCCTGAACGGCGACACCGAGAGGGCGGCATCCATCGGCATCACTCTCGGCCCTGCGGAGAAGGCGGCTGCCGTGGCTGCGGGCGCCGCCGTGGCCGCGTCCGCGGCGTTCTACCGGATCGGCCTGCGTCTGCCGTTCGTGTCCGCGCGGATCGATCGCCGGCTCAACGCCAAGATCGCCCGACTCCTCGACACGTATGGCCATGCGGACTTCGTGACGGACGCGGATCAATATGGCCTCAGTTCGGCGCCGTAG
- a CDS encoding SDR family NAD(P)-dependent oxidoreductase, with translation MAASKSVEGKAAVVTGGSRGIGRAVAEALAMHGASVIVNGRDESAIDEAVRAIVDAGGSAHGCAGSAADFDVAGSLVETCIDRFGAIDILVNCAGTAEPPGSSILDLSFTAWQELIGAHLTTVFNTCRHAAPHMVRKGSGSIVNTSSHAYVGIYGGSGYPAGKGGTNSLTFALAAELREHGIRVNAVCPGARTRLSTGPEYERHIERLHARGILDDATRAASLAPADPEHAAPLYVLLASDLARDVTGKLFSAAGGYVGVHAAPTETLIGFRQEADGPWPVEELAKKVLAVLPNAH, from the coding sequence ATGGCCGCAAGTAAGAGCGTCGAGGGCAAGGCTGCGGTGGTCACGGGCGGCAGCCGCGGCATCGGCCGCGCGGTGGCCGAGGCTCTCGCGATGCACGGCGCCTCCGTCATCGTGAACGGACGTGACGAGTCGGCGATCGACGAGGCGGTGCGTGCCATCGTGGACGCGGGAGGGAGCGCGCACGGATGCGCGGGATCCGCTGCCGACTTCGACGTCGCCGGCTCGCTCGTCGAGACGTGTATCGACCGATTCGGCGCCATCGACATCCTCGTCAACTGCGCGGGCACTGCAGAGCCGCCGGGATCGTCGATCCTCGACCTCTCCTTCACTGCCTGGCAGGAGCTGATCGGCGCGCACCTTACGACCGTCTTCAACACGTGTCGTCACGCGGCCCCGCACATGGTGCGGAAGGGGAGCGGGTCGATCGTCAATACGAGCTCGCACGCCTACGTGGGCATCTACGGCGGGTCGGGCTACCCGGCGGGCAAGGGCGGTACCAACAGTCTCACGTTCGCGCTCGCAGCAGAGCTCCGCGAGCACGGTATTCGCGTCAACGCCGTCTGCCCGGGGGCCCGGACTCGCCTCTCGACCGGGCCGGAGTACGAGCGGCACATCGAGCGCCTGCATGCGCGCGGAATCCTCGACGACGCGACTCGCGCAGCTTCGCTCGCCCCTGCCGACCCAGAGCACGCCGCCCCACTCTACGTCTTGCTCGCGAGTGACTTGGCACGAGACGTCACGGGCAAGCTTTTCTCCGCCGCAGGGGGATATGTGGGCGTGCACGCCGCGCCGACTGAGACCCTGATCGGGTTTCGTCAGGAGGCGGATGGCCCGTGGCCGGTCGAGGAGCTCGCCAAGAAGGTCCTGGCCGTGCTGCCGAACGCACATTAG
- a CDS encoding TetR/AcrR family transcriptional regulator → MATTTSPTRRVRRRRTHAERTAETTTRIKAAAVEAIAELGFKRATATEITRRAGVSWGAAQHHFGDKTGILLAVLEDGAREFMDRVDAVPSDGVSLEKRVDGFVDAAWEHFRSDTFRSATEILTNLAGAPEEDGGLPDGAAMVELDRWMQTWKRLFGDVPLPPADAVAIQGYVVAVLSGLSSVHVLERGPKETRKRQLGFLKETLLRQLSAARRDGRK, encoded by the coding sequence ATGGCGACGACGACTTCCCCAACGCGCCGCGTCCGCCGCCGGCGCACCCACGCCGAGCGCACGGCCGAGACGACCACCAGGATCAAGGCTGCGGCCGTCGAGGCCATCGCCGAGCTTGGCTTCAAGCGCGCCACGGCGACAGAGATCACGCGCCGCGCCGGCGTGAGCTGGGGCGCTGCTCAGCATCACTTCGGTGACAAGACCGGGATCCTCCTGGCTGTGCTCGAAGACGGCGCGCGCGAGTTCATGGACCGGGTCGACGCGGTACCGTCTGACGGCGTCTCGCTCGAGAAGAGGGTCGACGGCTTCGTCGACGCAGCGTGGGAGCACTTCCGAAGCGACACGTTCCGCTCGGCGACGGAGATCCTGACAAACCTCGCCGGCGCTCCGGAGGAAGACGGTGGTCTCCCCGACGGCGCCGCGATGGTGGAACTCGACCGCTGGATGCAGACCTGGAAGCGTTTGTTCGGCGACGTTCCCCTTCCGCCAGCCGACGCGGTGGCGATCCAGGGCTATGTCGTCGCGGTTCTGTCAGGCCTCTCATCGGTGCACGTCTTGGAGCGCGGGCCCAAGGAGACGCGAAAGCGCCAGCTGGGCTTTTTGAAAGAGACGCTCCTGCGCCAGCTCTCTGCGGCCCGACGCGATGGCCGCAAGTAA
- a CDS encoding cytochrome P450, with product MQTAPKEEPHEVAALKLPPRLSGGWPLVGHLQALRRAPIDLFWRVRNECGDVGEIKLATSEVVLLTGEDAQEAYFRAPEEQLDQAAAYPFMTPVFGEGVVFDGTTEQRREAMQAQSLRDKMMRGHAETIASEVRLMEARLGDSGEIDLLDFFAELTLYTSSACLIGKSFREELSAQYVPIFYDLERGTDPLAYVNPYLPISAFRKRDRARKKLVGMIADIFERRGKVPKEERELFDILLSLKHEDGSPRYTIDMLTGMFISTMFAGHHTTSGTTAWTLIELLRHRDYGGRAIEEVDALHAQGEDITYQALREIPVLENAIKEALRLHPPLIILMRKVMSDFEHSGYRIPAGKIVAASPAVSNRMPEKFPEPNRYDPDRYAEGRAEDRQPFAWIPFGAGRHRCIGAAFAQMQIKAILGILLHDYEWELSQPHDSYQDDHSKMVVQLRQPCRAKYRRREAQR from the coding sequence ATGCAGACAGCGCCGAAAGAGGAACCCCACGAGGTCGCCGCTTTGAAACTTCCCCCCAGGCTGTCCGGCGGCTGGCCTCTCGTGGGACACCTCCAAGCCCTCCGACGCGCGCCGATCGACCTCTTCTGGCGAGTTCGGAACGAATGCGGCGACGTCGGCGAGATCAAGCTGGCCACCTCCGAAGTCGTCCTCCTCACCGGCGAAGACGCGCAGGAGGCCTACTTTCGCGCCCCGGAGGAACAACTCGACCAGGCCGCCGCCTACCCGTTCATGACGCCGGTCTTCGGAGAGGGCGTCGTGTTCGACGGCACCACCGAGCAGAGGCGGGAGGCCATGCAAGCGCAGTCGCTGCGCGACAAGATGATGCGCGGACACGCCGAGACCATCGCGAGCGAGGTCCGGCTGATGGAGGCGCGTCTCGGCGACTCGGGCGAAATCGACCTGCTCGACTTCTTCGCCGAGCTGACGCTGTACACGTCGTCCGCCTGCCTCATCGGCAAGAGCTTTCGCGAGGAGCTCTCGGCCCAGTACGTCCCGATCTTCTACGACCTCGAGCGCGGTACGGACCCCCTCGCCTACGTGAATCCGTATCTACCGATCTCCGCGTTCCGCAAGCGCGATCGCGCCCGCAAGAAGCTCGTGGGCATGATCGCGGACATCTTCGAGCGGCGCGGCAAAGTTCCGAAAGAAGAGCGGGAGCTGTTCGACATCCTGCTCTCGCTGAAGCACGAGGACGGATCTCCGCGGTACACGATCGACATGCTCACCGGCATGTTCATCTCGACCATGTTCGCCGGCCACCATACGACCTCCGGCACGACCGCGTGGACGCTGATCGAGCTCCTCCGCCATCGCGACTACGGCGGTCGGGCCATCGAAGAGGTCGACGCACTGCATGCGCAGGGTGAGGACATCACCTACCAGGCGCTGCGCGAGATCCCCGTCCTTGAGAACGCCATCAAAGAGGCGCTCCGCCTGCACCCGCCGCTCATCATCCTCATGCGCAAGGTGATGTCCGACTTCGAACACAGCGGCTACCGGATTCCCGCCGGCAAGATCGTTGCCGCCTCCCCCGCCGTCTCGAACCGCATGCCCGAGAAATTCCCGGAGCCAAATCGGTACGACCCCGACCGCTACGCCGAGGGCCGCGCCGAGGATCGCCAGCCGTTCGCCTGGATCCCCTTCGGCGCGGGCCGCCACCGCTGCATCGGCGCCGCGTTCGCCCAAATGCAGATCAAGGCGATCCTCGGGATCCTGCTTCACGACTACGAGTGGGAGCTCTCCCAGCCCCACGACAGCTACCAGGACGATCACTCCAAGATGGTCGTTCAGCTCCGCCAGCCCTGTCGCGCCAAATACCGGCGCAGGGAGGCACAGAGATGA
- a CDS encoding ferredoxin, protein MKIRVDYDLCQGHGTCKGEAPEVFDVDDDAMQAIILQEKPEPALHDRVRQAAKFCPTNAIQIEEES, encoded by the coding sequence ATGAAGATCCGCGTCGACTACGATCTTTGCCAGGGACACGGAACGTGCAAGGGAGAGGCTCCCGAAGTGTTCGATGTCGACGACGATGCGATGCAGGCGATCATCCTGCAGGAGAAACCGGAGCCCGCGCTGCACGACAGAGTCCGTCAGGCGGCCAAGTTCTGCCCGACGAATGCCATCCAGATCGAAGAAGAATCCTGA
- a CDS encoding nuclear transport factor 2 family protein: MSSFPREEIKEMLRRWVAQNTECGKTGEWSKMARFYTDDALYTWNNGADWEFAARGIDQIRDWVFGTEMAGLENWNYPYVRTLIDDEKGEVLGVWRQVAPDKDPDGNPHEIAGTGGSWFRYAGNYKWSWQRDFFDHMNAGHIFLKMAEQKQLKPAMIERMEKGSKMPGWIRRSELDWYETIVDRED; this comes from the coding sequence ATGTCGTCCTTCCCGAGAGAAGAAATCAAAGAGATGCTCCGCCGCTGGGTCGCTCAGAACACCGAGTGCGGCAAGACCGGTGAGTGGTCGAAGATGGCCCGGTTCTACACCGACGACGCGCTGTACACTTGGAACAATGGCGCCGACTGGGAGTTCGCGGCTCGAGGCATCGACCAGATCCGGGATTGGGTCTTCGGCACGGAGATGGCCGGGCTCGAGAACTGGAACTACCCGTACGTCCGCACCCTGATCGACGACGAGAAGGGCGAGGTCCTCGGCGTCTGGCGCCAGGTCGCACCCGACAAGGACCCCGATGGCAACCCCCACGAGATCGCCGGCACGGGCGGCTCGTGGTTCCGCTACGCTGGCAACTACAAGTGGTCGTGGCAGCGCGACTTCTTCGACCATATGAACGCGGGCCACATCTTCCTCAAGATGGCCGAGCAAAAGCAGCTCAAGCCGGCAATGATCGAGCGCATGGAGAAGGGCTCGAAGATGCCGGGGTGGATCCGCCGCTCAGAGCTGGACTGGTACGAGACGATCGTCGACCGCGAGGACTGA